The Ctenopharyngodon idella isolate HZGC_01 chromosome 19, HZGC01, whole genome shotgun sequence genomic sequence TAGGAAGAAGTTCACCAAGATCCACATCCTCATGATGCTCTTGTCCATTTTTCATCCAGGTAATTGTTACTCCACTGGGGTAAAAACCTGTAGCATGACACGTCACTGGAGAAGAGGGATCCTTCTGCAACAGAGACACCTGAGGAgaaactgagagagagagagaaagaaaaagagagttgCTACAGTTCCAAACaagaattcatatttttataataataatagtagtacgAAAAAGGTAAActgatttgttttttcaatGGAGGGGCTCGATCACAAGACTGCACTCAAGCTCCAGCATACCtctgaataattaattataggtatatacaatatattacaaataatagAAATACAGCTGGACAAAGGGCCTGAGATAAGGGTCTGTTTCTATATCCTTTGCAATAAGTTCCTCCCATTCAATCCTTGATTTgaggaacatttttattattcattaacaCAAAGACCACATTATCTGTAATGCTTAAATAATCTAAATATCAAGagacaaaatgtataaatattttttttcttcttctagtGAACAATATTGTTTAGGAACACATGTTCACTGCTGGATAAGAACTGATGTACCTGTTTTCTGCAGGCTGCTCTTTCCATACTCCAGATACTTCTTCAGCCACTCAATACACACAGTGCTGAGGTAATGTTTTCTGCCCTCAAGATCAGCTCTGTCATTGTTCCACTTATGTACAGTGGGGACTCCTTGTGGTACTGGGGAAATCCATCTCATCTCCTTCAAATCCAGAGACAGAAAATCCTCTCCATCATAACCGTACTGGCGGAACCCATCTGTTTCTCCAGTCTGATCATCCCATTCACAGCCGTACATTATCTGAACTGTGTGCGCACCTGAGGAAAACAGACGATGAATGTATATTATATGAAAACTCAGTTCATATAGTCTGAATAAAATCATCAGTCAGTCAGAAAGtcacaacatattttggaaGAATCTTTGGATAATGTAAAATATAGGTTCTCTATAGTGACTGATTTCATACTATGATTACACTGAAGCATTACAGACTATTTGCATGTGTGTTCAGTAGAGCTCAATCTCCTGCACTCAGCTGTATGAAAGCCCTGCTGAAAGACCAGCTTAGACCTGCATACATTTACAGACCAGATCAGGCTTGCTTATGTgttagtgctggtttagagCTGGTTTAGCTGCTGGACCTGATGGTTAAGGTAATTTGGAAGATTGTTTACATCATCAGTACAAAATTATCAGTTAGGGAAGTGCATATttctaaaattataaatatatatatttattggtCTTAATTTAGTGTTTGTAGTTTGAATAAATCTCTAATTTTgccaaaaatgactaaaaattgtTTGGAATCTTTGAGGCCATTTTCTCAACAAAAAGAAGTTGACAGCCAcaatttaaatgattataacTCGACGGCGGTTTGGAGAACATCATTATATCATTAAAAAGCTGAGACTGCCCTATTCATTCAGTGCATAACACTCAAAACttatatattgtgaataattttCTTAGTTTAATAGtacattaatatttctctgttaGGCACACCTGATAATCAGATGGGGACTAAATCTGACTAAATCAGTCATTCTCGTTGTCTCGTAACAAAGAAATTAGTCTGTGTTTTGCATACTATGTAtactatactgtatgtgtgatgCACtattcattcacacacacacacacacacacacacacattatactACAGAAATCTCtagatcatttgtgtgtgtaagtgGGTTTGTTTCCAACTTACCCTTTGACTGGTTAAACCGTTCCTTTGCAATCTGGATATTGTATTTGAAGACCTGACGGCTGCCAATCAGGACCTGAGTCTCTCTGTCCCAGTAATCTTCTCCCTCATTCTGTCTGATCCACTCTGTCTTTGGCACAGCTTTCTTTATGTTGCTGTCAAAGTACATAAACTGCCCATCATCCACCAGACCAACCGCCGTGAACTCTGGGAAGTCAATGTCTCCAGACGCACCAGTGTAGAAGTATTTCAGAGAGTGTGTTCCTGTggacagagacacaaacagagagaaaaattttaatcatcttcttaaattaaacattgttacatgttaaatgtatatttaatgggATCTTGCCAGTTATTGGAATATCTTTTGCAAGATGCAGGTCTACTATATTTGAATTAGAAGCATTTAGTCAGAAACAACTTTATTAGCCAAACTTTATTAGAATATGCAGGGAATTTTGTTTTAGTTCATATGAGCtctgagtacttacaatatacAACAAATAACATATTTAGACCCAGTAAATGAACATTTGACACAGACAGGTGTGAGCATTAGATCTCACATGTATGTAAGAACGACATTTAGCCTATTGAATGTATTATTTGAAGACTgtgcaatattgtaatgaaaACACCAAAAATACTTTGCAGTACACCCTTTTCCACTTGTTTTTGATCCCACTATTTTACagaaagatatatatttttataaattcttaTTTCGGAGGCAAGAATAAGGTTGTTCGTGCCCTtgtactgccatctagtggccaTAAAGACTGCAGTCAAATTCTCCGAGTTAATTTTTCCCCCAAGAACCGTGGATCTactaaaaaagaaatgaaaaaaatatatatattatttattctgCTGTTACAGGCTGTTTTTAGATTTATTATTTGAACAAAACAATCAGTAGCCTATTGTGGGTTTAGCAAGTTGGTCATCATAAGTCTCTGGGCAAAAAAGCGTTTCTCAGGTTAGAAATGAAACTGATCTGTATCTGAAACCAACCCGTTCACTTGAGAATGTGTATCAGTAGTACGCGTTTGTAATCTCGTGGAATATAATCTCGTCAAAATGAGCTTTCGCGTGCATATGATACGCACTTTATGGCGTGTATATAATACGCTTGGTAGTCTTATAGGGTTCGTGGTGTGGGGCTCGTGCGTATTACACGCCATAAAGTGCGTATCATATGCACGCGAAAAATGCGTATCATACGCATGCCAAAACCCATTTTGACGAATATATTGCACGAGATTACAAACGCGTACTATTGATACGCATTCTTCTTTTAGGTCTCTTTCAAGGgaatataataatatcata encodes the following:
- the LOC127501176 gene encoding major histocompatibility complex class I-related gene protein isoform X10 — encoded protein: MMRVVVIVLLGVHLAYAGTHSLKYFYTGASGDIDFPEFTAVGLVDDGQFMYFDSNIKKAVPKTEWIRQNEGEDYWDRETQVLIGSRQVFKYNIQIAKERFNQSKGAHTVQIMYGCEWDDQTGETDGFRQYGYDGEDFLSLDLKEMRWISPVPQGVPTVHKWNNDRADLEGRKHYLSTVCIEWLKKYLEYGKSSLQKTVSPQVSLLQKDPSSPVTCHATGFYPSGVTITWMKNGQEHHEDVDLGELLPNEDGTFQRTSTIRVTPDEWKKNEFSCVVEHQGKTLTEKKIRANNETSVPIAIIVGAVTAVTAVILLVVIGVAGFMVYRKKKGFKPVKPSDDSSSQRSTNTLISSGSGSSTSS
- the LOC127501176 gene encoding major histocompatibility complex class I-related gene protein isoform X9 encodes the protein MMRVVVIVLLGVHLAYAGTHSLKYFYTGASGDIDFPEFTAVGLVDDGQFMYFDSNIKKAVPKTEWIRQNEGEDYWDRETQVLIGSRQVFKYNIQIAKERFNQSKGAHTVQIMYGCEWDDQTGETDGFRQYGYDGEDFLSLDLKEMRWISPVPQGVPTVHKWNNDRADLEGRKHYLSTVCIEWLKKYLEYGKSSLQKTVSPQVSLLQKDPSSPVTCHATGFYPSGVTITWMKNGQEHHEDVDLGELLPNEDGTFQRTSTIRVTPDEWKKNRFSCVVEHQGKTVTEKKIRTNKETSVPIAIIVGAVTAVTAVILLVVIGVAGFMVYRKKKGFKPVKPSDDSSSQRSTNTLISSGSGSSTSS
- the LOC127501176 gene encoding major histocompatibility complex class I-related gene protein isoform X16; this encodes MRSVVLLLLGAQLAYAGTHSLKYFYTGASGDIDFPEFTAVGLVDDGQFMYFDSNIKKAVPKTEWIRQNEGEDYWDRETQVLIGSRQVFKYNIQIAKERFNQSKGAHTVQIMYGCEWDDQTGETDGFRQYGYDGEDFLSLDLKEMRWISPVPQGVPTVHKWNNDRADLEGRKHYLSTVCIEWLKKYLEYGKSSLQKTVSPQVSLLQKDPSSPVTCHATGFYPSGVTITWMKNGQEHHEDVDLGELLPNEDGTFQRTSTIRVTPDEWKKNRFSCVVEHQGKTVTEKKIRTNKETSVPIAIIVGAVTAVTAVILLVVIGVAGFMVYRKKKGFKPVKPSDDSSSQRSTNTLISSGSGSSTSS
- the LOC127501176 gene encoding major histocompatibility complex class I-related gene protein isoform X13 produces the protein MMRVVVIVLLGVHLAYAGTHSLKYFYTGASGDIDFPEFTAVGLVDDGQFMYFDSNIKKAVPKTEWIRQNEGEDYWDRETQVLIGSRQVFKYNIQIAKERFNQSKGAHTVQIMYGCEWDDQTGETDGFRQYGYDGEDFLSLDLKEMRWISPVPQGVPTVHKWNNDRADLEGRKHYLSTVCIEWLKKYLEYGKSSLQKTVSPQVSLLQKDPSSPVTCHATGFYPSGVTITWMKNGQEHHEDVDLGELLPNEDGTFQRTSTIRVTPDEWKKNEFSCVVEHQGKTLTEKKIRANNETSVPIAIIVGAVTAVTAVILLVVIGVAGFMVYRKKKGFKPVKPSDDSSSQRSTNTLISSGSGSSTSS
- the LOC127501176 gene encoding major histocompatibility complex class I-related gene protein isoform X8, yielding MMRVVVIVLLGVHLAYAGTHSLKYFYTGASGDIDFPEFTAVGLVDDGQFMYFDSNIKKAVPKTEWIRQNEGEDYWDRETQVLIGSRQVFKYNIQIAKERFNQSKGAHTVQIMYGCEWDDQTGETDGFRQYGYDGEDFLSLDLKEMRWISPVPQGVPTVHKWNNDRADLEGRKHYLSTVCIEWLKKYLEYGKSSLQKTVSPQVSLLQKDPSSPVTCHATGFYPSGVTITWMKNGQEHHEDVDLGELLPNEDGTFQRTSTIRVTPDEWKKNRFSCVVEHQGKTVTEKKIRTNKETSVPIAIIVGAVTAVTAVILLVVIGVAGFMVYRKKKGFKPVKPSDDSSSQRSTNTLISSGSGSSTSS